The Sphaeramia orbicularis chromosome 15, fSphaOr1.1, whole genome shotgun sequence region TTCACACTGTCACCTGAGGGTAAAACTTGACTGGTGTGGGGAAAAAACGGGTTTTTACACAATCAATGGAAGGTCTCAAAATGGTGCAAAAAATGCATGACAAGTATAATGCATAGATCAGTATGTGCCATATCATTCACTGATTACACTCTCAGACTGCTTAGCATTCAATATGTGCATGTACATTCAAATAAACTGGCAAAACCCCCAAACAATTAAGAAAATGCTATATACTTCCCTGGCTCCGTTATAGTACAACATTACAGTCATACACATTTGATATATTGAGCATGAACAAACAGGCTATATCCTCTGCAGACTAACACTGATACTTACTGAGACTTGCAGTGATTTGTTCTGTGTTGGGTTTGAGGTTAATGGAATGAGTGATGGGTGGTTCCCATGCTTCCAGATCAAcctatgtatgtgttttgtggtTCTCTCATCATGCTGTCTTCATCATGTAATTTAGCATCATTACCTTCATTACAATCACCATCATTATTAACAGTATTATCACCATAGGCTTGTAATTTCCAACAaacataatgataaaaaatacatttgtatCATGCATAACAAGTTACACTGGCCATCCATTTCAAaagacttgttttgttttttctacggTGCTTAACCTCAGGGCTTGTTCCATAGCATGAGAACAGGAGTACTCATATTTCTTCTACCTGGAGTTACTTGTCTCTGCCAGCCTGTTGTTCATAATACCGAGGGCGCCAACCCCCCCAGAGAAACCATTATGGCGTGAGCTGCCACAAACTGTCCTGGGATATCCATTGGCTGACTCTGACAGCTGTTTCTGCATGATAGCCAGGGACACTTTATTGGAGGCTGCTAGGTCTTTCATGGAGATCATCTCCCCTGATAGTCTGCGCCCCTCAGTGTCACTATCACAAGGTCCATCTGAGTCTGGCGGCTGGCCACCTCGATTTTGGCGACCCTTGGAGCCTGGGCGAATGGCGTTGCGTCGGCCCAGGAACGCGTTGGCCTTATTGCAGCGCTGACAAAACAAACAGCTCATTTTCTCCAGCATCCAATTGAGCACCTGCTTGATAACAATAGAGATGACATTGAAGAGTGAATAGATGCAGCAAACGCCCATTAGCATGAAGAGAAAGTTGGCCACCCTGTAAATGCTTTGGTATTCGTAAGCTGCGTTCTGGCTGCTCACAAAATCCCCAAAGCCGATGGTGCTAAAAGTGACAAAGCAGAAGTAAAGAGAGTCTAAGTAGGCCCAGCCCTCCACTGGTGTGTACATTGCCGATGCACAGCAGGAGATGGTGATGGCTGATATCCCGAGAATTAGCATCACATGGTACACTGATGGCTTCCACCCTGGGAGAGAGTAGGCTGAGAAGTCATGGCGAATTCCTGGAGGGAGTAGGCCACTGTTCCTGATTCTGCGCTCCCTCACAGCCTTCATCACAACAGCCAGCAGTGTGATGATTCGCTCCAGGAAGAGGTTAAAGAAGAGGATGGTGGCAGCGCAGCCGAGAAGCCCATAAAAGATAAGAAACACCTTCCCTGCAACTGTCACCGGAGTTGTCATCCCAAAACCTGCAGAGGCAGAGCGGAGATACCATACAGTTAGTCTCTATATCAGGCCGAAAGCTGCTTTTCACCCACAATATTTCTTAATGTTTCCTCTCATGAAACATGTCTCCAGTTCGAGACAAGAGAAATGATGTGCAAATGCAAAATGACTACATAACTAAGTTTTTGTAATGAGTTCTAAAGCATAATTTTAAATATTTGTGCCTGTAATGACACACTGATTGGAGAGTGGGGCTTGAGTGGAGAACACATACCAATATGCAGACAATGTaggatactttttttttatgctgcttctGAAGTGAGGCTATAATCTTTGGAAGATATGTAAACTAAAAATTATGGACATGGAGGATGATATAAAAAAGGAGAATATAAACTAATTAGAAAAAGCAATGTTTGCATAGAAAATTAAGTTCCTTTgtgtaaagaaagagaaaatgaggaGGAAAACAACAAGATGCATAACTAATCAGACTGCCTTACTTTTAATAGACACACTGAATAAATATAGTAAACACTATACTAAGGTCACATGagtttaaaatattttcattagtgaattattaaaatatttgcaTACATTGAAAAGTCTTTATTGTATAAATGATACAGTATGGATATTATACATATGATACTTGCAGAGCATACTCTCTGTATCGATATGGCTGCAAAATCAAGGACACAGAGGTTATACTGAGAGGAGGCTAGTGCCAGGAATAAGCTTAGGTAGGCCCTCTGAATACATttttgtggatgtgtgtgtggatggCATCCTGCTATCTTCTGATGTTTTAGTCAATTAGGTTGAGTGTTCAAGCTGGGAAAGAGGttacgaggagaggagaggagaggagaggaaaggaagggaggggagaggagaggagaggagaggagaggaaaggaagggaggggagaggagaggagaggacgggagaggaggggaggggagaggagaggaggggaggggggagggagaggagaggacgggaggggaggggagaggagaggaggggaggggggagggagaggagaggagaggagaggagaggagaggagaggagaggagaggagaggagaggagaggagaggagaggagaggagaggagaggagaggagaggagaggagaggagaggaggatgaaACAGTAGATAACAAGATGTTGAATATTGAAGGAGTACTTCTCCATCCTTAAGAGTGTCACAGGTGCATTGCTGGCTTTGGGGCATGCTActtaaataatacatttaatgaTGAGTATCTGTGTATTAGAACACATTTTACTTCCTTAAATTCAAATTATCTTAACACTGCAACTGAAAACCAAACTTGAGGCATTAAAAGTTCAGTatcatttattttacaaaacagagaaaaaagtccaaGTGAGCCCAGCTCTACTAAAGCTATGGAATAGCTCATGGTTGAACTTTGTTACCACAATAATAGTCGGTTACACTTACTAGTGCatccaacaacaaaaaagaaggaACATAAGAGTTTTCTGTCTGTGCTTAAGTAATGTTATGTAGCAATAAGAAGAATCTACCTCTGGCCTTTACAGAGGTCTGAATTTATAGTTTGTGTTTGTTATATgcaccaatcagccataacattttaaccactgacaggcaaagtggtattaattttTATTATCTCATTACGGTGAGAACTGTCAGTGGGTGAAATATatgaggcagcaagtgaacatttagcccctgaagctgatgtgttagaaAGAGCAAAATGAGTAGGGATTGACAAAGCCTTTGACAAGGGAGGAATTGTAATGATCAAATCAACAGATCAGATCATCTCCAGATCTTTTTGTTCATTCCAGTTGTAAAGTGGCCCACCAAACGCAACTAAAGAACAACCGGATCTCAACCAATCCTGCATCTATggaagcagaacattattaccacctgtcgaCTATTGTGTAGGTCCTCATGTTTCCACAAAAGCAGCTCTTACCTGAGGCCTAGACTTCCCCAGACCTCTGagggtgtgctgtggtatctggaccaagactttatcagcagatccctgaagtcctggaagtagagaggtggacctccatcgattggatttatttgtccaacacctcccaaaGATGCTCAGTTGGCCTGAGATTGGATCTATTTTTGATAAGTACTAACCACTGAAGACCAGGAACACTCAGCAAGACCCATGGATGTGAAGATGCTCTGACCtagtcatcactgttacaatatgggCCATTTGTTAAGGTCAAAGTTCCTTACGATGATCATTTCGCTGCTTCTAACACATCAGCTTAATGTTCTGCTTAATGCTGCTTAATATATCCAATCCAGTGAAAGGCattattgtaatgaaataatcaatattattatcaTGTTTTCTGTCAGTGGACATAAAgttatggctgattggtgtaaaaagtacacaGTGCCATTATGAGGTCACCCACTGGGTTTTTTTGAAGCCAGCACTGACCATATTTGGAGGGAGATATTGGGGAAGTGAGAGGGTTAATGTcaatttcacccataaagacccaaacatccaccattgaccaaaatctactactgatctaaaatgtttaatatctgtggatgcactaatcctatcaatacatgtaaataattggtgtaaaatgcagtttgtcatcttttcatggtcagatcagatatgacccatttggacgttcagaggctccgtagtgaacatggaaacatcttctataacattgattcaccagtaaaacccatggagttggatcaatgacagtgaatggaaacactgagtttatgttcaggtgATGAttgatttgctgaaaaactcgctttttttttttttttttttaagttttctctgtttttgatataataaccctcagttttattccaagctttaatgaacatctacatgattagtaaattaaatataggataatacatgatttacgcaaaaaacaaaaaacaaaagataatattacaataaatggtgataaatcactaaaggaaagttaaatatagagaaaagttaatttaggaactgccacaaaagtaacattggatccttatgggttaacatagtaacagtaaacttcatcaaaTATTTTACAGACAAAATAATTTGTTCAGAAAGCCTTCTGAAAGGAAAATGTACAAAAGTACCACCACTGCAGTAATTAAAAGAACTATTGCTTTAGTACATGaaagaagttcagtgtaagtctatgggagacTTTGTAAGAAAGTTATTGACTGATGGTCTTGGTGTGATATCATGCTTTTATACAAACACAGACAGTGTTGCTGGAGACTTGCTTTCGAGCGTCTTTACCTAATCCTACCCTTCACTCTAAAACTTACAATTTTTCTCTAATGCTAAGAAACATTTCCCTAAATGTAAGCACCGCTGCCTAATGctctaaacacaaataaataactgcacacacaaaaagacaaactTCAAAACCAAACTCTCTACTCAAAATCATGTAAAGTTATACCAAAACCAAACTCTGCTTTAAGACGTTTCAGAAAAGCTTTCAAATACACTCCACAACACTACACAACAGTCAgtacacactggagagactaatTCCAAACACTACAGAAAAAGCTTTTACTGCAGCACTTAATGATGGAATGTTTTGAATTCCTCAGTGTAAAATTAGgcaaaataagctgaaactgaGAAATACAAGTGATGAATGCAGAATCCAGTTCTGTAAAATAATGTTCTGTATATATATCAGAGGAAGAAAGACCAGTTTGtactgtataaaaaataaattacatttctTGCACGTCAGTAGCTGCTGTGGACCGAATCAGACCGAGATTCTCATCAGCATCACAGATTATATCAGTCCTAAAGGTAGAGTACAACAGTGTTTAGAGTTTGGGGAATTGGAGCATACATTTTAGGAGAAAACCTTATGATTTATGATACAAACACCATAATTTTGATCCATACAAAGTTGTTAGAGACAATGTGTGTGAGATCAGAGCAAATATAgaacacaaatacatacactCCATGTCCTGCCCTGTGCCCATAGCAGATGTTATATTTGTCAACAAATAAAATCGTGCTGAAAGACCAACCAGTTCACTTCCAG contains the following coding sequences:
- the kcnk12 gene encoding potassium channel subfamily K member 12, whose protein sequence is MMPGQRLQGCRSLHLNEDNGRFVLLAILILLYLLCGAAVFSAIERPSEQQAHGRWNGTLHNFSETFNISLQDLNSFLREYEAAIAAGIRADALRPRWDFTGAFYFVGTVVSTIGFGMTTPVTVAGKVFLIFYGLLGCAATILFFNLFLERIITLLAVVMKAVRERRIRNSGLLPPGIRHDFSAYSLPGWKPSVYHVMLILGISAITISCCASAMYTPVEGWAYLDSLYFCFVTFSTIGFGDFVSSQNAAYEYQSIYRVANFLFMLMGVCCIYSLFNVISIVIKQVLNWMLEKMSCLFCQRCNKANAFLGRRNAIRPGSKGRQNRGGQPPDSDGPCDSDTEGRRLSGEMISMKDLAASNKVSLAIMQKQLSESANGYPRTVCGSSRHNGFSGGVGALGIMNNRLAETSNSR